Genomic DNA from Plodia interpunctella isolate USDA-ARS_2022_Savannah chromosome 23, ilPloInte3.2, whole genome shotgun sequence:
taaataaaatgtgtcaCCGCGGAATAATGCCCCCAATCTCGTTCCTCTCCCGCCCCGCTCAGGGCTGCGTATTGCGCAATGCCGGCTGTATTCGaaccataaaatataacaaaggttcaagatatttatatatttatgtattttatttataatcataaattattacatatattcgtttttatcataaaaacatttaagtatttatataagtcaAATAGAGGTTTacgtgtgtgtatgtttttatatctatcgTTCTTGTACACTTTTGacagatataaatatagtttgataatggaattagtagatactccgtacagagtacctactaattccatgagttTGATAGATTGATTAGTCTGTAccgattatttaaaatgtttattgataGAAAAGTCgcactaaaatattaaattattaataacaaactgGAAAATCTGTCAATTGTTTCGTCATGTATGTatgaagaatttgaaaaagttgTGGTTTTAGAGTATTGTTGTAATGAACTGTCAAAAGAATGGTGATAAAGGTGTAGTtgaaatgttgtatttttgttatcgcAGCCCTAACTTGTTCCGTGTCGCGCGCACTCGCACACAATGTAAGATATTGTGGCATTGTTGTTTTTGTGCGCAGCCGGAGCTCAGCCGGACCTGACTCCGGTCAGGCACAATGGCTGACGTGTCCTTCCCTTCGattgatttcattttcaatCTCGAGGCAAGTTTATGGAACAATTTCTAATTGTGATCACTTCTTCTCATTTATGAGTTACTGTCGGTGGAGTGATCGTCATGTCTATAAAGACATGATATgagcaaaatataaattttgctcATACTATCATATTTTACTAACTACCATGTGTTCTTAATCATCTTTGAGTTTTCCCGGTAAAACTTACGGTTACGGTTACGTTAAACGGTGTTGAAATTCTGATCCAGTAAcagaatttagttttattcttatttagactattattatatagtatttgtgagtttgtatgtttgaggcgggtaatctccgaagctacCGAACCGAATTCAAAAACTCCTTTACGAttagaaaaatactttatccaagattgctataggctatattttatctcaaaatttccaatGGAGGACACTCCGAATGTATATTCTCGGGATTTGGAAGTGAAAACTTTGCACATGCAGCATTGTAAAACtaaatgacaataatattacaaatacgaaCAATGATGATACttatgaaatagaaatataaacgTTGAAATACAACATCGTAAAGATCGTAAAACACGCGATCAATGCGGTATCGGGTTTGACGACGTAGGTAATTCACATCATTTGCAAGATAAGACGTTCCGTGCAGCGTCACAACACGTCACTCACGGGACTCACACAGGTGGAGACATTGGTGTTGAGTGCTCTTGGCCGAATGGACTCGATTACTTGTCCTGGTTGTGCTTTCTCTGTAGATAGTCCCACACTAGTCTGTGATAAGTAAGCGTAACTATTATTTCAAGTGCTACAAGGCTTtggtaaaactataaaacttaTGCGTGTGTGATTAACTGTGCAGAGGCAGACgattatttcgaaatttaacTAGCATAATATGTCTTcactttttaaagaatttaggtactttaataattatgattttgtttattaacttcCGCCTTCAGAAGAAGActagttataagtttaacgtatcTGTGTAGCAGCCCAATCGCTGAACCGAATTTAGTCTAGTTTTTTCGTTTGAAAGCCAATTTAATCCTTAGctatgtttgaaaaatatgcGTTCAGTCGTTTGGAAACTATGAGCTCTTTTCAAGCAAATGAGATGATGAAAGCAACTTTGAGCAAATACTTACAGtctttcttaaatatttaatttagtttttatttttgtaagcaGCTgcttactaaaataaaagctaaataCCGCACATATAAGAACTAATCTTTTTTAAACGAAatgtttaagttattttttgttactgcACTCGAAAATTCGACTCGCCAAATCTAAAGTAACTCCCTCTTTGCAATGAAACGTCGGCGAATTCTGACAAACAGCCCGCGATGCCAGATTCTATTTGTGAAGACGCCGATAGCGAAAATATCTCATCTATAGGAATTCGGGACGAAATCACACgagatattgttattttacacTTCTTCTAAAACCGTgcttaatcaataaaattttaaaataaatctgttgATAAGGCAAACCCATTCATTAGATATAGGTGCTTTTATCGAGCTggatttacatttataaaatatacttaataacacctgttattaaatttatatgagGTAAAAAGGTACTATGATTTCCTTCTCCAACAATTATCAGAATTCTTGCACCATGAAGCTACTTTATTTCCAGTGTGAATACTttgtacttaaaattaaataaaccaagataataaaaaatttccagtgcaattttcaattatttaaatactaatgTATTCTTCCATGTTTCTTTTTTGGCAAAACCATATCAGCACCGAGAGCATTGCAATCGCAAAGCAAGTCTTCTCTGCTAGGGACATAACTATGTGAATGTCCATGGTTTTCTTGTTGTTTATGTCCGTGGCTATAGTGCGCCATTTTTCTCTCTAGCTGTTCCATCTCTTCAAGCAATTCTAGTTCATAATTTAAAGCCAGTAATCCTAATGCCTGAAATATGTCTAGTTTCTCGTCAGAATCTTCATCGTCTTCGTCACTTATTGGTTTTTGTTCAATTGGCTGAAGGATTGGTTTGTCTGGACGTTCGTTGAGTATATGTTCATAAACATGATGAGCTTGATTTAGGATTTGTGGGTTACTGCTCTCAGGATTAGGCTTAGCTTCTGGTATATAATTGTTCAAAACTAGGGATTGATCTTTATCTGTAGATGTTTCCTGTGCATAGTGATCAGCTGGTAGAGGAGTTTTATCTGTTTGCGATTCCTGAACAGAGATGGGTACTTTTTCTTGTATATTGGCATCAGGTTTTGAATTAACTAAGGgctcattttcattttgttcaaGTACAGGTGTACTATTCGGTTGATCAATATTATTTGGACTAACTGTTGGATTAACTTCTTTTTTCTCTATTTGCTGCATAGATTGATTTGGGAGTAGTTGATCGTTCACCAGAGGAATTTTATCATCATGTGAAATATGGATGGAATTTTCTGGCCCAGTGGAAGCTTCAGGTGGTGCAGGCGTAGTCGGGCTGTCGAGCGGCGCCGCAAAGCTTACAGCTATAAAGACTGCTATCACAATctgtaaaaacaaatgagAATATCAGTATGAGTGCTTGAACGACACTGCACAGCACCGCACAGCCGGAACCGGTTCTAACAGAAATCTGGTATGCAGGACAGTAATTCTAATCATTATTCAAAGGATAAAtagacgttttttttttatttaatagttattacaatttgtttCCACTCATAGCTATAGGTAATAAAGATAAGAACTAATAATGAATAGGtgcttaatattattttttggtttataagagttcttaaattttaaatttattttctatatacttTTAATGAAAGCAATCTTACCCAACACCGCATGATTAGTAGACAAAGAGGTCAATGCTTTAGAATGCCAAGTGGACCAGATATATAATGTACTAATGAGCTAACCGCAATAATTAGTGTTATCACATTCTGTTAACTTCATCTTTCATAAGAAGTATGCACActggtttaatatttatgactcGAAACATAAACACGGGTTAATAAAAACTCTTAAAAGGTTATTTCTcactaacaaattattatacatagaaATTTATAACGTAATTATtctcatatatattttgttgcaaATTGACGCGATGAATTATGGATTTGTCAATCGCTCATCTGGATCAAATACCTTTCGGTATTCGCCGGTAAATAACGATACTGCAGGCAATAATGCCAATAAGGAATATTGCGCGTACTTACCACGTAGACAGCGGCTGTACCCCAAGATCCCTCACGAATATGGTTCACTGGAATTATAGTCCTTAAACACCTGCCGGCCGGCCTGACACACGGTAATTCAATACTCGGTAACAATAGAAATAGTCCAGTTTAAATATAGGAGCACTGGCGATGCACTTATATGATAAcacaattattacatattttttaatgcgcTCGCGCTAAGAGCCGGTAACGAAGAATCATCTCCCCTTGCCGCCGCTATGGCGTTTTGTTGCGCCGGCAGCATTGCGCATGCGCGGCGGCGAACCGCGCGTTCCTATTGGCTAGAATTGAATGCAGTACCATATAAATGGTGCGATTTGACAAATACATCGATAAGGCGCgcgaaattgaatttaatgaaaataaaacgttgAAAACGGAACATTCCGCCCACCAAAATACCAATAGGATTTTCCTAACATAAAGCAAAATGACGATAATTGGATAGATAAACTAAAACTACGATAAACTTAAGCTAAGAAAGTTGAGTTGATTACATGGACGGCAAAGGACATAGTTTTACTAAAGGCCTCTTCAATGAGGAATCTTTAGCTGTTTTAACGGTTGCCACCCTAACTACTCCATCAGGGCCAGGATGCAACGAAACAACTCGTCCTAGTGCCCATTGAAGAGGAGGTCGGTTATCCTCCTTAATAAGTACCATTGAATTAACGGTTAACGGTGTTGAGTCTTTGTTCCATTTTGCTCGT
This window encodes:
- the LOC128680151 gene encoding uncharacterized protein LOC128680151, with protein sequence MRCWIVIAVFIAVSFAAPLDSPTTPAPPEASTGPENSIHISHDDKIPLVNDQLLPNQSMQQIEKKEVNPTVSPNNIDQPNSTPVLEQNENEPLVNSKPDANIQEKVPISVQESQTDKTPLPADHYAQETSTDKDQSLVLNNYIPEAKPNPESSNPQILNQAHHVYEHILNERPDKPILQPIEQKPISDEDDEDSDEKLDIFQALGLLALNYELELLEEMEQLERKMAHYSHGHKQQENHGHSHSYVPSREDLLCDCNALGADMVLPKKKHGRIH